CCCATAGAAACCTTGCTGCTACCCAAAATAGCCAAAAACACCAAAGTTCTTGATGTGTGTTGTGGGACAGGTCATTTAGTTCAACTTCTAAGCGAAAAAGGTTATCAAATGACGGGACTCGATGGTTCTGAAGCGATGTTAACCTATGCGTCCAAAAATGCACCACAAGCTCAATTTATTCTAGATGATGCTCGTACCTTTGAATTACCCCCGATTTTTGATGCAGTCTTTTCTACGAGTGCTTCCCTGAATCATATTATGAGTATTGATGAACTAAAACAAGTTTTTGAGCGGGTTTATGCAGCTTTAAAAGAAAATGGTTTATTTTTATTCGATTTAAATCATCCCAATCAGATGACGAAATGGTGGACGGGTGGTATCGCAGAAGGAGAAATAACGTCTAATTATGCTTGGGCGATCGCGTCTCGCTATTATCCCCAAGATAACACAGGTTACTTTAAAGTAATTTTATTCCAGGCGCCCACCAATCAAACCAATCCCCTGAAATTACCCAAACTTCTACTATATAAATTATTGAACCTAAGAATTTTAACCCGATTGCGTCTAAAAGTCTTAGCAAGATTCTCTCAATGGGAAAAAAATTGGCAGTCTTCGGAAATAACTTATCACGTCAAAGGATATCCTCACGCTGAGGTTGAATCAGCCTTAATAGCTGCAGGATTTAGCGATATTGAGCTTCGTACCTTAGAAGGAGATAACACAATAGACGAGAATCATTCAGTTTACTTTATCTGTCATAAAGCAAAAAAATGTCACTGAAAAATCCAGAAAAAAACGACTTACAGCAACAACATCTAACTGCTTTGATGGAGACTTATCTCCGACGAACTCCCAACTCAAAACGGTTAGCTCAAGAATATCGACCTATCTTAGCTGATAAAAGTTCTATCGGCTTTTCTTTTTCACAACCCTTAAAAGAAATTTGCTATCCCATCGTCAGTGAACATTCATCTGGATCTCGTCTATGGGATATCGACAACAACGAATATATTGATATTCTCATGGGACTCGGTATTAATCTTTTTGGTCATAACCCGGATTTTATTCAAAAAGCAATAGTAGAACAATTAGAACTCGGTATTCACATTGGTACACAAACCCGGTTAGCGGGAGAAGTCGCAGCATTAGTCAGTGAAATGACAGGTATGGAACGAGTCACCTTTAGTAATACAGGGACCGAAGCGATAATGACTGCTATCCGTATTGCCAGAGCAGCTACAAACCGTGATAAAGTAGTGATCTTCACTAACTCTTATCATGGTCACTCGGATGCAACTTTGGTAAGAGCAACTCTGACAGAATATGCTAAAAAGGCGATTATTCGAGTCATTGAACGAAAAAGTTGGCTTAAAAACTTAACTCGTCCCTTTCAGTCTATTTTGAAATCGAATCTTAATCCTACTGCGGTTCCTGGAGCTTTGGGGATTCCCGCCAATATCGCTCAAAATACTCTCGTATTGGATTATGGGAATGATCAGTCTTTAGAAGCGATCGCAACTTATCGGGATAAAATCGCAGCGGTATTAGTCGAACCAGTGCAGAGTCGTTGTCCTGAATTGCAACCTAAAGAATTTCTCCAAAAACTCAGACAAATCACCCAAGAATACGGTATCGTCCTGATTTTTGATGAAATGGTGACAGGATTTCGTATTGGTTCTGGGGGCGCACAGGCATGGTTTGATATTCAAGCAGATATAGCGACCTATAGTAAAATCATAGGGGGTGGTTTACCGATGTCCATTATTGCAGGCAAAGCTCAATATATGGATAGAATTGATGGGGGTTTTTGGAATTTTGAAGACCAATCCGTTCCCTCTGTCACA
This portion of the Gloeocapsa sp. PCC 73106 genome encodes:
- a CDS encoding aspartate aminotransferase family protein, whose product is MSLKNPEKNDLQQQHLTALMETYLRRTPNSKRLAQEYRPILADKSSIGFSFSQPLKEICYPIVSEHSSGSRLWDIDNNEYIDILMGLGINLFGHNPDFIQKAIVEQLELGIHIGTQTRLAGEVAALVSEMTGMERVTFSNTGTEAIMTAIRIARAATNRDKVVIFTNSYHGHSDATLVRATLTEYAKKAIIRVIERKSWLKNLTRPFQSILKSNLNPTAVPGALGIPANIAQNTLVLDYGNDQSLEAIATYRDKIAAVLVEPVQSRCPELQPKEFLQKLRQITQEYGIVLIFDEMVTGFRIGSGGAQAWFDIQADIATYSKIIGGGLPMSIIAGKAQYMDRIDGGFWNFEDQSVPSVTTTFFAGTFCKHPLSLATAKAVLEHLKQQGVTFYEQLNQRTIQLVQRLNNAMERADVPIRFTHFGSFFAIAASQSVISPMAITLLSYHLLNRGIHLRIGDKGGFLSAAHSEKDIEYIIQSFQDSIKELKMAGLIG
- a CDS encoding trans-aconitate 2-methyltransferase; translated protein: MSKENRYQEYDTWAWLYNQTMGPEYSKSQLQPIETLLLPKIAKNTKVLDVCCGTGHLVQLLSEKGYQMTGLDGSEAMLTYASKNAPQAQFILDDARTFELPPIFDAVFSTSASLNHIMSIDELKQVFERVYAALKENGLFLFDLNHPNQMTKWWTGGIAEGEITSNYAWAIASRYYPQDNTGYFKVILFQAPTNQTNPLKLPKLLLYKLLNLRILTRLRLKVLARFSQWEKNWQSSEITYHVKGYPHAEVESALIAAGFSDIELRTLEGDNTIDENHSVYFICHKAKKCH